GCGGAAAACGTGGTCCCCAGCGGCTCGATCGCGTCGCGCTCGGCCAGATACGATTCGTGGGCTCGCCGGTACGCGGCGGCCAGTTCGGGGTCGTGCCGCAACCGCTCGGTCATCTCACGCATCAACCCCGTCGTCTCCAACCTGCTCGCGGCCGCGGTCAGCGCCGGATGCGTCAGGTAGTACAACGTCGGAAACGGCGTGCCGTCGGGAAGTTTCGGCGCGGTCTTCACCACGCCCGGTTCGCCGTTGGGACAACGGTAGGCGATCTCCAGGACGCCGCGCGGCTCACGCCCGAGCTGACGCGCGACCGCTTCCAGGTCGGCACGATCAACCACCGGGGGCCGTGGGACTCGGTGCGGCCGGGGCCGCCGGACCGGGCGCTCCGGGCGCCAACGTGTCGGGCGGGACCGGCGGGGGCACGTTGGCCGGTGGCAGGTGCGGGGCATCAGCGATGGTGTGCCACAGCGAGGTATACCAGGGATCGTTGTTGGCCGGTTTCGCCGTCTCGGCTCCCGGCTGCGGGGAAACCGCCCCCGTCGGTGGGAGCTGAACCTGGAACGGGGTGTCTCCAGGCATCACGAAGCCGAGTCGCTCGCGGGCCTGCGCCGCGATAAAGGCCGGGTCAGCGAGCTTTCCCTTCTTCTGCTCGAGGTCGGAGATCTGACGGCGCAGCGCGGCTTCGCTGGCGGCCAACTGGTCCATCTCGGTGCGCTGCGCGAAGTAGGTGCGCACCGGGCCGGCGATGGTCAACGTCAGCACGCAGACGACCGCGGCCAACACCGCCGCCCGCCGCGCGGTGAAACCCAACCGCTGGTCGGACCGCTGCTCGACGGATTCGGCGACCTGTCTTTTGATGGGCTCGACGACCCGCTCGTGCAGCGTCCGCGTCGCGTTGCGGCCGACGTGGGTCGCGGTTTGCGGGGGCTTGGGGGGCTTAGCGGTCCGCGCCGAGCGACGGCGCCGAACCGGGTCGCCGGCCTTCCCCGGACGCGATGCCGGGGAGCGCCGCTTCGGATCGGCCTTGCCTGCCAAGCTATTCCAACCTATTTCTGGTCCGGCGTGTATCGCGGGAATGCCAGATCGCCGGCGTAACGCGCGGCGTCGCCGAGCGCCTCCTCGATCCGCAGCAGCTGGTTGTACTTGGCCACGCGCTCGCTGCGCGCGGGCGCGCCGGTCTTGATCTGCCCGGTGCCGACGGCCACCGCCAGGTCGGCGATCGTGGTGTCTTCCGTCTCGCCGCTGCGATGACTCATCATCGTGCGATATCCGCTGTGGTGGGCCAGCGCGACGGCGTCGAGCGTCTCGGTCAGCGTGCCGATCTGATTCACCTTGACCAGCAACGCATTTGCCACGCCTTTCTCAATACCCTCCTCGAGGCGCTCGGGGTTGGTGACGAAGATGTCGTCGCCGACGATTTGCACCCGGTCACCGATCGACGCGGTCAGGGCCACCCAGCCATCCCAATCGTCTTCGGACAGCGGATCTTCGAGGGACACCAGCGGATAGGACCCGAGCAGGCCAGCGTAGAACTCCGCCATCTGCTCGGCGGTGCGGGTGGCGCCCTCGAAGGCGTAGCCGGTGCCGCCCGCGTAGAACTCGGTGGCCGCCGCGTCCAGGGCCAGCGCCACGTCGGCACCGGGCCGCAAACCCGCCGATTCGATGGCCCGGCTGATCAGGTCCAGTGCCGCGGTGGTGCCGGCCACGTCGGGCGCAAAACCGCCCTCGTCGCCCAGGCCCGTGCTCAGCCCCTGCTTTTTCAGCACGGATTTGAGCGCGTGGTACACCTCGGCGCCCCAGCGCAACGCCTCGGCGAAGCTGGGCGCGCCGATCGGGGCCACCATGAACTCCTGAATGTCGACGGCGGTGTCGGCGTGCGCGCCGCCGTTGAGGATGTTCATCATCGGCACCGGCAGGATGTGCGCGTTGGGCCCGCCGACGTAGCGGAACAGCGGCAGCTCGGCAGAATCGGCGGCCGCTTTGGCGACGGCCAGCGAGACACCCAGGATCGCGTTGGCGCCCAGCCGGGATTTGTCGGGGGTGCCGTCGAGGTCCACCAGGGCCTGGTCGACCAACCGCTGGTCGTCGGCGCTGAGCCCGATCACGGCCGGGGCGATCTCATCAAGGACGGCTTGCACCGCCTTTCGCACGCCTTTGCCGCCGTAACGCTCACCGCCGTCGCGCAACTCGACGGCCTCGTGCTCCCCGGTCGACGCGCCGGACGGCACCGCCGCGCGGGCAAACGTCCCGTCCATCAGGGCTATCTCGACCTCGACCGTCGGGTTACCGCGGGAATCGAGGATCTCGCGGGCCCCGACCTGCTCGATAATCGGCACTGAGTTCTCCTTGCCTAGACTTGCCTAGTAGCTGGTGCCGGCCCCGGGCCGCCTTTAGCCTAAAGCCTGAATCAGCGATACATCCTGCTACAGCGGATGACCCGCCGCGTAGGCGGTCGCCCAGTCCCGCACCGCCCGCGCGTAAACGCCGGAGTTGTTGTAAGCCCGCAGCGCGGTTATCCACCCCCGTGGCGTCGCGAGATCTTTTCCGCGCCAACACAAATAACCCGCCGCCGCAAGCGCCGCATCATCGATATTGTCCGGGCTGACAACGCCGTCGTTGTGCGCATCAACACCGTATAACCGCCAGGTCTCGGGAATGAACTGCATCGGTCCCATCGCGCGCGCCACCCCGTCGCCGTCCGTCGCGTTTTCGTCGCTGTCGACGATGCGCAGCGTGCCTCCGCTGCCGTCCAGGCGAACGCCCCGAATGGGGGGACTCACGTCCCCGTTGGGCGCCAACCTCGCGCCCCGATAGGTGCCGTGGTGGCTCTCGACCTGCCCGATGCCCGCCAGCGTGGTCCACGCAACATGGCACTTGGGGTTTTCGACCTCGGCGACCCGGGCGGCGTACGCGTAAGCCTCCAGCGCGATGACGGGGATTTCCAGTGCCGCCGACCGCTGCTCGGCCCAGCCACGCAACTGATCCGCGGGCCGGCCACTGACGTGGGTGTCCACCGGCGGCACCGGATCGCCGGGTGGTGGCGGGACGCCCTCGGGGATGAACAGGCTGAGCTGCCAGGTGCAGCTGGAGGCCAGAAGCATCGCGGTCGCGCCGATCACGGCGACCGCGCGCAACCAACGTCTCGGCGACACCATGTTGCCTTAAAGCTCCCCTAAACTCCCCTACAGAAACTTCAGCCACGTTCATCGTCCCACGCGTTTCGGGACCACCCGGTCGGTTCGGGCCCAAGCGCACCGATCCGGCGGCGGTCTCAGCTAATCCTCGATTAGCTACCAGCAGTATTGGCCAGCAAAGCCAGGACAATGCCGATCGCTCGGATTCGCAGCCTCACGGGCCAGATTACCCGGCGACAAACCATGGATCGCCGCCGCGGAAACGCCGCGAGCCCGATTCATTGCCGCCCCCGGCGCCGCTTGGAGTCCCCGCGAGACGCTTTCGACGCGACATCTGGCTCGTCATCGGCCGCATCATCAGCGCCGTCGGACGGCTCGCCCCCGGTGGCCCTCTCCGCCGCACTGGATGGCCAGTGCGCGCGCCACTCCTCCTCGCTGACCTCGCCCAGCGGGGCTACGTCGAGCTCCTCCGGTACGCCGTCCCCGCGGCGTGTGGCGGCAATCGCTTTCTCCACGCCGCGCACCGTGTCCACGAACTCCAGAGCCGCTGCGCGCAGCGCGTTTTCCGCGTCGATGTCCGCCGACACGGAGACGGACGTGATCTCGTCGGGAATCAGGTCGGCGGGCAGCCCCGCCTTCTCGACACGCTGAATTACCTTCTGCGCCAGCGCCAATGCGGGCTGGCCGGTGTGCACGTCGTCCATCACCGAAGCCCGGGGCTTTTCGGCCGCCTTGCGCTCTTCCCACTGCGCCAACTGTTCTTCGAGCGAAATCGATTGTCCTGCAAGCACTCCCGGTACACGATTGCCCAGCTTGCGGATCAGCGCGGCGGCGACGTCGTCGATGGTGAAGGGGTGCTGCGGCGCGTCCTCCGCGATGCGGGCGTGGAAGAGCACCTGCAGCAACACGTCGCCGAGTTCTTCGCGCAGCTGGTCGGCGTCGCCGCTGCGGACCGCGTCCAGCAGCTCGTAGGTTTCCTCCAGCAAAAACCTGCGCAGCGAGTCGTGGGTCTGCTCGCTTTCCCACGGTCCGGCGGTGCGCAGTTTGTCCATCATCGCGACCGCGTCGACCAGTAGTTCGCCGCGCGGCGCGTCCGGCGCCGAGATCAGCCGGGCTCCGGCCGCCAATCGAGCGATGACGGCGGGGTGGTCCGGATCGGACGACAGCAACACCGGTGCTGGGACGTCGGGGTTCCCGGAATGCACCGGCCGCGCGGCGGGCAGCGACCACGGCACCGCGACGGGCATCTCCTCGGTGTATTGCACCTCGCCGGTGAGGTGCTCGATGGCTTCCACGGGCACCAGCGATGGGCGGCGGGGGTCGAACAAGACGACAATCATCGCGCCTGTCGCTCCTCACTTGACATCGCTGCAGGTGGACTCGTTATACCAATATCCTTCCGAGGTTCACCTTGCAGTGCCGTCACCAGGTTGGCCACCATCTGGACCAACTCGACATCGCGGAGGCGTGGGGCGCCGACCCCGCCCGCCCGCGGAATCGGGACCTGGACCGTGCCCGTCGTGGCCCGGTAGTGCGCCGACGGATAGATCCGCTTGAGCCGCACCTGGGCCGAATCGAGCAGCGTCACGGGCGACAGCCGCACGGTCGCCGCCGACGGGGCCGAGACCTCGGTGATGCCGGCGCCGCGGCATAGCAGCCGCAACCGTGCCACCGCCACCAGCCGCTGGGCGGGTTCGGGCAGCGCCCCGTAGCGATCGGTGAGCTCCTCGACGACCGCGTCGACGGCCGCGTCATCGCCCGCCGCGGCCAGCCGCCGGTAGCCCTCGAGCCGGAGCCGGTCGCTGGCGATGTAGTCGGGAGGGAGATTCGCGTCGACGGGCAGGTCGATCCGCACGTCCTTGGGCTCCTCGGCGGTGGTGACGGTCTGCCCGTCGGCTGCCGCCCGATATGCTTCAACGGCCTCGCCCACCAAGCGCACGTACAGATCGAACCCGACCCCGGCGACGTGCCCGGACTGCTCGACACCCAAAACGTTGCCGGCGCCGCGAATCTCGAGGTCCTTCAGCGCGACCGCCATGCCCGCGCCCAGCTCGTTGTTCTGCGCGATGGTCGCCAACCGGTCGTAGGCCGTCTCGGTCAACGGCGTATGCGGCGGATATAAGAAGTAGGCGTATCCGCGCTCGCGGCTGCGGCCCACCCGGCCGCGCAGCTGGTGCAGCTGGGACAGCCCGAAGGTGTCGGCGCGCTCGACGATCAGCGTGTTGGCGTTGGAGATGTCCAGTCCGGTCTCCACGATCGTGGTGCAGACCAGGATGTCGTATTCGCGGTTCCAGAACCCCTGCACGGTGCGTTCCAACAGGTCCTCGGGCATCTGTCCGTGCGCGACGACGACCCGCGCCTCGGGCACCAGCTCGCGGACCCGGGCGGCGGCGGAGTCGATGGAGCTCACCCGGTTATGCACGTAGAAGGCCTGGCCGTCGCGCAGCAGCTCGCGCCTCAAAGCGGCCGCGACCTGCTTGTCGTCGTGCGGGCCGACGTAGGTCAGCACCGGGTAGCGCTCCTCGGGCGGCGTCAGGATCGTCGACATCTCGCGAATCCCGGCCAGGCTCATCTCAAGGGTGCGCGGGATGGGCGTGGCGCTCATCGTCAGCACGTCGACGTGGGTCCGCAACGCCTTGATGTGCTCCTTGTGCTCGACCCCGAACCGGTGCTCCTCGTCGACCACGACCAGGCCCAGGTCCTTCCAACGCACCCCGGTCTGCAGCAGCCGATGGGTGCCGATCACGACGTCCACCGACCCGTCGGCCAGGCCCTCGATCACGGCGCGTGACTCGGCCGGCCCGGTGAACCGGGACAGGCCCTTGATCGTCACCGGAAAGCCGGCCATCCGTTCGCTGAACGTCTGCAGGTGCTGGTCGGCCAGCAGCGTGGTGGGCACCAGCACGGCGACCTGTTTGCCGTCCTGAACCGCCTTGAACGCCGCCCGCACCGCGATCTCGGTCTTGCCGTAGCCGACGTCGCCGCAGACCACCCGGTCCATCGGGATCGGCTTTTCCATGTCGGCCTTGACCTCGGTGATCGCGGTCAGCTGGTCGACGGTCTCGGTGAAGCCGAACGCGTCCTCCATCTCGGCCTGCCAGGGGGTGTCCGGCGCGAAGGCGTGTCCCGGGCTGGCCTGCCGTTTGGCGTACAGCGACACCAGCTCGCCGGCGATCTCGCGCACCGCGCGGCGCGCCTTGGTCTTGGTGTTGGCCCAGTCGCTGCCGCCGAGCCGGCTCAGCGCCGGGGCCTGCCCGCCGACATAGCGCGACAACTGGTCCAGCGAATCCATCGGGACATATAGCCTGTCGGCCTGTTGCCCCCTTTTGCTGGACGCGTACTCGAGCACCAGGTACTCGCGTCGGGCGCCGCCCACGGTCCGCTCGACCATCTCCAGGAACCGCCCGATGCCGTGCTGGTCGTGCACCACCAGGTCGCCGGCGGTCAGCGCCAGCGGGTCGACGGTGTTGCGCCGCTTGGCCGCCAACCGCTTGCCCTCGACTGCCGTCGCCCGGTTGCCGGTCAGGTCCGTCTCGGTGATCACGACCAGGTTGGCGCCCGGCACCACGATGCCGTCGTGCAGCGGGCCCTTGAGCACACCCACGACCCCCGCCTTGGGCGCCGTGCCGGATTCCAGCATGGCCGCCGGGGTGTCGGATTCGGCCAGCCGCTCCACCACGCGATGGGCGGTCCCGGTCCCGGGCGCGACCACCGCGGCATACCCGCCGGTTGACACGTGGGCGCGCAGCATCGCGAAGATGGCTTCAATATCCTGCTGATGCCCCCGGGCCGACGGCGCCGCCCGGACGTCTAGCTCCACGGCCGACTCGTCGGACAGCTGGCTCAGGGTCCACCACGGGTGACCGGACCCGGCCGCCGCGGCCCGCACGTCGTCCAGTTCGGTGAACCCCGACCCGCCCAGCTGCTCCACGTCGATCGGCGCTTGATCCTCCCGGGTGCCCAGGGCGGCGACCGACCACGATGCCTCGAGGAATTCGCGACCGGTCTTGATCAGGTCGGCGGCCCGGCTGCGCACCTTTTCCGGGTCACACAGCAGCACCGGCGTGCCTTCAGCCAGCTGGTCGATCAACAGCGCGCGATCGTCGGGCCGCAGCACCGGCAGCAGCGCCTCCATGCCGTCGACCGGGATGCCCTCGGCCAGCTTGGCGAGCATGTCGGAGACGCTGCCGGTGACGACGTTCTCGCGCGCCGGATGCCGGGCGGCCAACCGCGCGGCCCGCTCTCGCACGTCGTCGGTGAGCAGCAGTTCGCGGCAGGCGACCGCGACGACTGTCTCCACCTCGATCTCGGGAATGGAGCGCTGATCGGCGACGGCGAACATCCGCATCTCGCTGACCTCGTCGCCCCAGAATTCCACGCGCACCGGGTGTTCGGCGGTCGGGGGGAAGATGTCGAGAATTCCGCCGCGCACGGCGAACTCGCCGCGCCGGCCGACCATGTCCACCCGGGTGTAGGCCAGCTCGACCAGCCGGGCGATCACGTCCTCGAAGGCGATCTCCTGGCCGACGCGTAGGGCGACCGGTTCCACCAGGCCCAGCCGCGGCGTCATGGGCTGCAGCAGCGAGCGCACCGACGTCACCACCACCCGTAGGCGCGGCCCCAACCGAGCATCGTCGGGATGGGCCAGCCGGCGCAGCACCATCAACCGGGTGCCGACGGTGTCGACGCCGGGTGAGAGCCGCTCGTGCGGCAGAGTTTCCCAGGAGGGGAAGGCCGCCACCGCGTCGCCGAAGACGCCCCGCAGCTCGGCGGCCAGGTCATCGGCCTCGCGCCCGGTCGCGGTGACCACGAGCAAGGGACCCAGCCGCGCCAGCGCGCCGGCGACGAACACGCGTGAGCTGGCCGGCCCGACCAGGCTCAGTTCGGCGGGTCGGGCGGTCGCGCTCTCGATCAACTGCTGGAAGGTCGGCGCGGTCAGCGCCAATTCGACGAGCCCCGCGATCGGGGTTTCTGGGCGAGCAGGCCCCGGTGCGGTCATGATGACGCCATTCTAGGGGGCCTCGAGGCGCGCCGAACTTCGTCAAAATCGCGCCCCGCGCCGTCAAGGGATTGTAAGGAAAGCGGCACCCGAGACTTCCCGCGCGCACGTTTGAGTCATGACATTGCTGGACATCCTGCCGTCCATTGGGCAGGCGGCCCCTCGGCGGTTCGATTCCTCGATCTGTCCGGTCACGACGCATTCCGACGAGGAGGGCAGGCTCTGCATCGGCAACGTAGCGCTGGCCGACATCGCCGACGAGTTCCACACCCCGACCTACGTCATCGACGAGGCCGACTTCCGCCATCGCGCCCGGCGCTACCGCAAGGCGCTGCGCGGTGTCGAGGTCGTCTACGCCGGAAAGTCACTGCTGACCACCGCGGTGGCACGGTGGGCGCGCGAAGAGGGCCTCGGCATCGACGTTTGCTCGGGTGGCGAACTGGCTACCGCCCTGGCCGGCGGGGTGGATCCGGCACGCATCGTCATGCACGGGAACGCGAAATCGCCCGACGAGTTGCGCGACGCGGTGCGTGTCGGCGTCGGCCGCATCGTGCTGGATTCGTGCATCGAGATCGCCTACCTGGCGGGCGTGGCGCGGCGGCGGCAACCGGTGCTCATCCGGGTAACCCCCGACATCGACATCCATGGACACCGCGCCGTCACAACCGGCGTCAGCGACCAGAAGTTCGGTTTCACCCTCGACGGTGACCACGCCGCCGAGGCGGCAAAGCGCGTGCTGGCGCATCCCATCCTCGACCTGGTGGGCCTGCACTGCCATATCGGCTCGCAGGTCACCGATGCCGCCCTGTACGGCGAAGCGATTCGACGAATGATCGCCGCCATGGCCGACATCCGCGCCCGGCACGGCGTCATCCTCACCGAGCTGAACATCGGCGGCGGCCACGGGATCCCCTACGTCGCCGGCGATCGGGAACTCGACCTCGACGAGCTGGCCCGCGTCATCGAGGACGCGTTGGACGAGGCGTGCGCCGCCGAGCATTTCCCCCGGCCGGCCATCGTGGTGGAACCCGGTCGCGCCATCAGCGGCCGGGCCGGTGTGACGCTGTACCGAGTCTGCTCGGTGAAGACGCAGCCGGGCGGCCGCACCTTCGTCGCCGTCGACGGCGGAATGAGCGACAACCCGCGGGTGTCGTTGTACGGCGCGCAATACACCGTGACGCTGGCGAACCGGCATCCGCTGGGAGTCAAGCAGCGCGTGACCGTGGCCGGCCGGCACTGTGAAGCGGGCGACGAGATCGCGCGCGATATCGAGCTGCCCGCCGACGTGCACCCGGGCGACCTGTTGGCGGTGGCCTGCACGGGCGCCTACCACCACAGCATGGCGTCGAACTACAACATGGTCGGCCGCCCGCCCGTGGTGGTGGTCAAGGACGGCCGGGCCCGCGCGCTGATCCGTCGCGAGACGACCGCCGACCTGCTGTCGCGCGACTGCGGTTAGACCGCGCGAATTAGCCGCCGAGCGTGACGTGACTGCGAAAAATCGCGCGATTTTTCGCAGTCACGTCACGCTCGCCAAACCAGAGCCCTACTCGTCCTGCAGCCGCGGGTCGGCCTCCAGGTGGGTCAGGCCATTCCACATCAGGTTGACCAGGTGCGCGGCGACCACTTCCTTCTTGGGCTCCCGCGTGTCGAGCCACCATTGGGCCGTCATCGACACCGAGCCCACCAGCGCCTGGGCGTACAGCGGCGCCAGGTCCGGGTCCAGGCCGCGACGGGCGAAGTCGCCGGCCAGGATGGAGGCGACCTGGCTGACGGCGTCGTTGAGCAGGCTGGAATAGGTGCCCGAGCTGATCGCCGCCGGCGAGTCGCGGATCATGATCCGGAAGCCGTCGGTGCGTTCCTCGACGTAGGTGAGCAACGCCAGCGCCACCCGCTCGACGCGCACCCGGGACCGGTTGTTGGTCAGCGACGAGGTGATGCCGTCGAGCAGCGCCGACATCTCCCGGTCGACGACCACGGCGTACAGGCCCTCCTTGCCGCCGAAATGCTCGTAGACGACCGGCTTGGACACGTTGGCCCGCAGGGCGATCTCTTCGATGGAGGTGCCCTCGTAACCGCGTTCGGCGAACAGCGAGCGCGCGATGCCGATGAGCTGCTGCCGGCGCTCGCTACCGGTCATGCGGGCGCGCGGCGCCCGCGCGTCCTTATCGGGTTTGTCCGGCTCCTTGTCCAGAACGGCCACGTCGATCAGCGTATCGGTTCGCGGCATCGAGGCCGCCCGGCATCGTCACGCTAGACTGCGGCTGGCCCGCAACTGCAATCCGTCGTGGTGTAATCGGCAGCACATCAGATTTTGGTTCTGAGAGTTCAGGTTCGAGTCCTGGCGACGGAGCGTGGCGTGGCCCCTTTTGCCTCGAGCGTGCACAAAATGCCACGCTTGACGGCGTGTCGGCGTGCCGACACGCACGCTCGCGGCAATAGGAGGGTTGATGACGGCGGTACTCGTGCTCGCGGCCGGGCCCGGCACCCGGATGCGGTCGGACACCCCGAAGGTGCTGCACACGATCGCCGGCCGCAGCATGTTGTCGCACTCCCTGCACGCGGTCGCCAAGGTGGCGCCCCGGCACCTGGTCGTGGTCCTGGGCCACGACCACCAGCGAATCGCGCCGCTGGTCGCCGGGCTGGCCGAATCAATGGGCCGCACGATCGACGTGGCGCTGCAGGATCGACCGC
The nucleotide sequence above comes from Mycobacterium malmoense. Encoded proteins:
- a CDS encoding TetR/AcrR family transcriptional regulator; the encoded protein is MTGSERRQQLIGIARSLFAERGYEGTSIEEIALRANVSKPVVYEHFGGKEGLYAVVVDREMSALLDGITSSLTNNRSRVRVERVALALLTYVEERTDGFRIMIRDSPAAISSGTYSSLLNDAVSQVASILAGDFARRGLDPDLAPLYAQALVGSVSMTAQWWLDTREPKKEVVAAHLVNLMWNGLTHLEADPRLQDE
- a CDS encoding nucleoside triphosphate pyrophosphohydrolase gives rise to the protein MIVVLFDPRRPSLVPVEAIEHLTGEVQYTEEMPVAVPWSLPAARPVHSGNPDVPAPVLLSSDPDHPAVIARLAAGARLISAPDAPRGELLVDAVAMMDKLRTAGPWESEQTHDSLRRFLLEETYELLDAVRSGDADQLREELGDVLLQVLFHARIAEDAPQHPFTIDDVAAALIRKLGNRVPGVLAGQSISLEEQLAQWEERKAAEKPRASVMDDVHTGQPALALAQKVIQRVEKAGLPADLIPDEITSVSVSADIDAENALRAAALEFVDTVRGVEKAIAATRRGDGVPEELDVAPLGEVSEEEWRAHWPSSAAERATGGEPSDGADDAADDEPDVASKASRGDSKRRRGRQ
- the eno gene encoding phosphopyruvate hydratase — translated: MPIIEQVGAREILDSRGNPTVEVEIALMDGTFARAAVPSGASTGEHEAVELRDGGERYGGKGVRKAVQAVLDEIAPAVIGLSADDQRLVDQALVDLDGTPDKSRLGANAILGVSLAVAKAAADSAELPLFRYVGGPNAHILPVPMMNILNGGAHADTAVDIQEFMVAPIGAPSFAEALRWGAEVYHALKSVLKKQGLSTGLGDEGGFAPDVAGTTAALDLISRAIESAGLRPGADVALALDAAATEFYAGGTGYAFEGATRTAEQMAEFYAGLLGSYPLVSLEDPLSEDDWDGWVALTASIGDRVQIVGDDIFVTNPERLEEGIEKGVANALLVKVNQIGTLTETLDAVALAHHSGYRTMMSHRSGETEDTTIADLAVAVGTGQIKTGAPARSERVAKYNQLLRIEEALGDAARYAGDLAFPRYTPDQK
- a CDS encoding FtsB family cell division protein, which translates into the protein MAGKADPKRRSPASRPGKAGDPVRRRRSARTAKPPKPPQTATHVGRNATRTLHERVVEPIKRQVAESVEQRSDQRLGFTARRAAVLAAVVCVLTLTIAGPVRTYFAQRTEMDQLAASEAALRRQISDLEQKKGKLADPAFIAAQARERLGFVMPGDTPFQVQLPPTGAVSPQPGAETAKPANNDPWYTSLWHTIADAPHLPPANVPPPVPPDTLAPGAPGPAAPAAPSPTAPGG
- a CDS encoding lytic transglycosylase domain-containing protein, whose protein sequence is MSPRRWLRAVAVIGATAMLLASSCTWQLSLFIPEGVPPPPGDPVPPVDTHVSGRPADQLRGWAEQRSAALEIPVIALEAYAYAARVAEVENPKCHVAWTTLAGIGQVESHHGTYRGARLAPNGDVSPPIRGVRLDGSGGTLRIVDSDENATDGDGVARAMGPMQFIPETWRLYGVDAHNDGVVSPDNIDDAALAAAGYLCWRGKDLATPRGWITALRAYNNSGVYARAVRDWATAYAAGHPL
- the lysA gene encoding diaminopimelate decarboxylase; the protein is MTLLDILPSIGQAAPRRFDSSICPVTTHSDEEGRLCIGNVALADIADEFHTPTYVIDEADFRHRARRYRKALRGVEVVYAGKSLLTTAVARWAREEGLGIDVCSGGELATALAGGVDPARIVMHGNAKSPDELRDAVRVGVGRIVLDSCIEIAYLAGVARRRQPVLIRVTPDIDIHGHRAVTTGVSDQKFGFTLDGDHAAEAAKRVLAHPILDLVGLHCHIGSQVTDAALYGEAIRRMIAAMADIRARHGVILTELNIGGGHGIPYVAGDRELDLDELARVIEDALDEACAAEHFPRPAIVVEPGRAISGRAGVTLYRVCSVKTQPGGRTFVAVDGGMSDNPRVSLYGAQYTVTLANRHPLGVKQRVTVAGRHCEAGDEIARDIELPADVHPGDLLAVACTGAYHHSMASNYNMVGRPPVVVVKDGRARALIRRETTADLLSRDCG
- a CDS encoding DUF501 domain-containing protein; the encoded protein is MVDRADLEAVARQLGREPRGVLEIAYRCPNGEPGVVKTAPKLPDGTPFPTLYYLTHPALTAAASRLETTGLMREMTERLRHDPELAAAYRRAHESYLAERDAIEPLGTTFSAGGMPDRVKCLHVLIAHSLAKGPGVNPLGDEALAMLAGEPRLNLEVSVLVAGQW
- the mfd gene encoding transcription-repair coupling factor → MTAPGPARPETPIAGLVELALTAPTFQQLIESATARPAELSLVGPASSRVFVAGALARLGPLLVVTATGREADDLAAELRGVFGDAVAAFPSWETLPHERLSPGVDTVGTRLMVLRRLAHPDDARLGPRLRVVVTSVRSLLQPMTPRLGLVEPVALRVGQEIAFEDVIARLVELAYTRVDMVGRRGEFAVRGGILDIFPPTAEHPVRVEFWGDEVSEMRMFAVADQRSIPEIEVETVVAVACRELLLTDDVRERAARLAARHPARENVVTGSVSDMLAKLAEGIPVDGMEALLPVLRPDDRALLIDQLAEGTPVLLCDPEKVRSRAADLIKTGREFLEASWSVAALGTREDQAPIDVEQLGGSGFTELDDVRAAAAGSGHPWWTLSQLSDESAVELDVRAAPSARGHQQDIEAIFAMLRAHVSTGGYAAVVAPGTGTAHRVVERLAESDTPAAMLESGTAPKAGVVGVLKGPLHDGIVVPGANLVVITETDLTGNRATAVEGKRLAAKRRNTVDPLALTAGDLVVHDQHGIGRFLEMVERTVGGARREYLVLEYASSKRGQQADRLYVPMDSLDQLSRYVGGQAPALSRLGGSDWANTKTKARRAVREIAGELVSLYAKRQASPGHAFAPDTPWQAEMEDAFGFTETVDQLTAITEVKADMEKPIPMDRVVCGDVGYGKTEIAVRAAFKAVQDGKQVAVLVPTTLLADQHLQTFSERMAGFPVTIKGLSRFTGPAESRAVIEGLADGSVDVVIGTHRLLQTGVRWKDLGLVVVDEEHRFGVEHKEHIKALRTHVDVLTMSATPIPRTLEMSLAGIREMSTILTPPEERYPVLTYVGPHDDKQVAAALRRELLRDGQAFYVHNRVSSIDSAAARVRELVPEARVVVAHGQMPEDLLERTVQGFWNREYDILVCTTIVETGLDISNANTLIVERADTFGLSQLHQLRGRVGRSRERGYAYFLYPPHTPLTETAYDRLATIAQNNELGAGMAVALKDLEIRGAGNVLGVEQSGHVAGVGFDLYVRLVGEAVEAYRAAADGQTVTTAEEPKDVRIDLPVDANLPPDYIASDRLRLEGYRRLAAAGDDAAVDAVVEELTDRYGALPEPAQRLVAVARLRLLCRGAGITEVSAPSAATVRLSPVTLLDSAQVRLKRIYPSAHYRATTGTVQVPIPRAGGVGAPRLRDVELVQMVANLVTALQGEPRKDIGITSPPAAMSSEERQAR